A region from the Linepithema humile isolate Giens D197 chromosome 1, Lhum_UNIL_v1.0, whole genome shotgun sequence genome encodes:
- the LOC136997430 gene encoding uncharacterized protein, with product MNERDLSKRRKRTYKCFLDPMYKKSQVDPRTDKRWRNIQNMIDINNLNELGIRDETSTSRNLFNKNINSVYNEDNNTFVHTASDTSKDGHLEKFDHYEANDSNTSETVSEDCYGKFNERNDTIMFKAAGLTISDVLIMITGVCLRYNLSNSAKQAILQLIKILAGPKFVSWNVSNYNMLKQYSLPDDKALYTFYCSTCYTELMDPVTKNNFQNQTRLCDKCNTEYQLSMQSPNYFVHIDISYQIKMLLQNKDILSKLLTNLKLIDNNTNSESFSIYDIYDGELYKKLRDIKSSQFKILTLNFNTDGAALFHSSKTSIWPVQLIINKFPVELRFKNIILAALWISQSEPKPAFMNLYFSTLVKSANKLLKSGITIINNQNQSIKFKFVLFCASVDSVARSIMQNRMQYNAFQGCSWCYAYSRYVKGAMRYPMFQKNPELRSHESHKNDVYEVTKLQKIVRGVKGESELMKMPLFDSVWGYPVDYMHGILLGVTKQMWNIWIMPGHKFSLTAQKRLIINKRLRAIKPPHEIHRIPRDLISKAKWKATEWRSWLLFYSYPCLCGVLENTFLQSFLLLVQSVYILLKTDISEENLLQCELDLVRFVGECEILYGEEVITFNMHFLLHLVQSVRKSGPLWATSTFPYESNIFYFKQYVNGPKGVQNQIIEKHLQLMTYRHSVATAAFNNDDSYQYCKTLFEYRRLTQYTTTKDGIVFSGHGTPLINITDSAEEPLLNGLVFNRCMFKGIVFHSTLYDRPKKTDDTIIKLKNDTIVQITKFILIEERCCMTVQKIITAPIKENVPMLHLMKVVKKEKNIMIISMEEIKQKMIFIDVGECYVCELPNTIELQ from the exons atgaatgaAAGAGATCTTTCAAAACGTAGAAAAAGaacatataaatgttttttggaTCCCATGTATAAAAAATCACAAGTGGATCCTCGGACTGATAAACGATGGAggaatattcaaaatatgatagatataaataaccTCAACGAATtaggtatta GAGATGAAACATCAACTTCTAGAAatctttttaacaaaaatatcaattctGTATATAATGaagataataatacatttgttCATACTGCATCTGATACTTCAAAAGACGgacatttagaaaaatttgacCACTATGAAGCTAATGATAGCAACACATCTGAGACGGTTTCAGAAGATTGTTATGGCAAgtttaatgaaagaaatgaTACAATTATGTTCAAAGCCGCTGGCCTTACAATTTCTGATGTACTGATAATGATAACTGGTGTCTGTCTTCGatacaatttatcaaattctGCGAAACAAGCGATACttcaattgattaaaatattagccGGACCAAAATTTGTTTCATGGAATGTTAGTAACTACAATATGTTAAAACAATATAGTCTACCAGATGATAAAGctttatacacattttattgTTCTACATGTTACACGGAATTGATGGAccctgtaacaaaaaataatttccaaaatCAAACTCGACTTTGCGATAAATGTAATACTGAATATCAGCTTTCAATGCAGTctccaaattattttgtacacattgatatttcatatcaaattaaaatgttattacaaaataaagatattctatcaaaattattaacaaatttaaagttaattgataataatacaaattcagAAAGTTTTTCAATATATGACATTTATGATGGTgaactatataaaaaactgCGTGACATTAAATCTtctcaatttaaaatattaacacttAACTTTAATACCGATGGTGCAGCATTATTTCATAGTTCAAAGACGTCTATTTGGCcagtacaattaattataaataaatttcctgTGGAATTGcgattcaaaaatattatacttgcCGCATTATGGATTTCACAATCAGAACCCAAACCTGcgtttatgaatttatatttttcaacactCGTTAAATCGGCTAACAAACTTCTGAAATCTGgcataacaataattaataatcaaaatcagtctattaaatttaaatttgtattattttgcgcATCAGTGGATTCTGTTGCACGATCTATTATGCAAAATCGAATGCAATATAACGCATTTCAAGGATGTAGTTGGTGCTATGCATACAGTCGTTATGTGAAAGGTGCCATGCGTTATCCAATGTTCCAAAAAAATCCAGAATTGAGATCACATGAATCTCATAAAAACGATGTTTATGAAGTaacaaaattacagaaaatagTTAGGGGTGTAAAGGGTGAATCTGAGTTAATGAAAATGCCGCTATTCGACAGTGTTTGGGGTTATCCTGTAGATTATATGCATGGAATTCTCTTAGGTGTTACTAAACAAATGTGGAACATTTGGATTATGCCTGgtcataaattttctttaacagCGCAGAAGcgtttgattattaataagcGATTAAGAGCGATAAAACCACCTCACGAAATTCACAGAATTCCGCGagatttaatatcaaaagCAAAATGGAAGGCTACAGAATGGCGATCTTGGTTGTTATTTTATAGTTATCCATGTCTGTGTGGAGTCcttgaaaatacatttttgcaatCTTTCTTATTATTAGTGCAAAgtgtttatattcttttaaaaactgaCATAAGTGAAGAAAATCTATTGCAATGCGAATTAGATTTAGTAAGATTTGTAGGTGAATGTGAAATATTGTATGGAGAAGaagtaattacttttaatatgcATTTCTTACTGCATCTAGTACAATCTGTTAGAAAATCTGGACCATTATGGGCCACATCAACATTCCCATACGAAagcaacatattttatttcaaacaatatGTAAATGGGCCCAAAGGCgtgcaaaatcaaataatagaaaaacatTTACAGCTTATGACATATCGACATTCTGTAGCCACTGCCGCATTTAACAATGACGATAGTTATCAATACTGTAAaactttatttgaatatcgAAGATTAACGCAATACACAACTACTAAAGATGGTATCGTTTTTAGTGGTCATGGTACaccattaataaatataacagaCTCCGCAGAAGAGCCTTTGCTTAATGGTCTTGTCTTTAATAGATGTATGTTTAAAGGCATAGTATTTCACAGTACTTTGTACGATCGGCCAAAGAAAACAGATGatactataattaaattaaaaaatgatactattgtacaaattacaaagtttattttaattgaagaacGATGCTGTATGAcagttcaaaaaattataactgctccaattaaagaaaatgtaccaatgttacatttaatgaaagttgttaaaaaagaaaaaaatatcatgatAATTTCGATGGAagaaattaagcaaaaaatgatatttatagatGTTGGTGAATGTTATGTATGTGAATTACCAAATACAATCGAATTACAATAA
- the LOC136997431 gene encoding uncharacterized protein: MSNEKIDKYIGCLGNVNLWTTLFGYDELIINMRQQGDESYRELLSRICIGLLTKSDYEILENRRISFKEDSFESRLNKLCNFINNMPSDTVCLLPTCHMCDVLNTAMLSCIASKEILLIAEDTIECIPYLKKKVLKVLANNEDDNSKTAGLSKQIAIKIEAKVMIRRNIDASLGLVNGTIAKVILIVQDVSTGYVEKIKLLLPSGLKYLIERVSVKFAVIEKAYVIRKQFPLCLSYGITVHKSQGLSLQNAIMDIGNSVFSHGQIYVALSRVTSLDGLHLINFDPSSVTADEKAIIEYNRLKQIHKPATEIISVSKEKYRKIKDISWVKVISSVQKSHDIVRKNTAWVVHGFQNTDEISCYTNAVLQCLLHLSVIRKQIFDCDKLNVLGTLMHQYENKVSNLNTYVIRQCLGEFFSKSVKRDVCEFLIALCTKYDYIKSLIEHQVTSIKRCKSCDNTTIVNNNILLSIPVNKWKKTSCDLNELINVTFSHWCQLYNELCENCTGNDILCKSEFTLTRDIIVIHLISIQNGTSTKTDKFTLRAVPTTKITIIGQLYKVISAIFHHGPSIEKGHYISIAT, translated from the coding sequence AtgtcaaatgaaaaaattgataaatatatcggTTGCCTAGGGAATGTGAATTTGTGGACTACATTATTTGGTTACGatgaattgataattaatatgcgCCAGCAAGGAGATGAGTCTTATCGTGAATTACTGTCAAGAATTTGTATTGGTTTATTAACAAAGTCTGATTATGAAATTCTAGAAAATAgaagaatatcttttaaagAAGATTCCTTCGAGtctagattaaataaattatgtaattttattaataatatgccATCAGACACCGTTTGTTTATTGCCCACTTGTCATATGTGTGATGTTTTAAATACTGCAATGTTAAGTTGTATTGcttcgaaagaaatattattaattgctgaAGATACAATCGAATGTAttccatatttaaaaaaaaaagtattaaaagtgTTGGCAAATAATGAAGATGATAATTCCAAGACAGCTGGGCTTTCGAAACaaattgctataaaaattGAGGCAAAAGTAATGATAAGACGTAATATTGACGCTAGTTTGGGTCTTGTAAACGGTACAATTGCTAAAGtcattttaattgtacaagATGTGTCTACCGGTTATGTAGAAAAGATCAAGCTTCTTTTGCCATCaggtttaaaatatttaattgaaagagTAAGTGTTAAATTTGCGGTGATTGAGAAAGCATATGTTATTAGaaaacaatttccattgtGCTTGAGTTATGGAATTACTGTTCATAAAAGCCAGGGACTGAGTTTGCAGAATGCTATTATGGACATAGgtaattctgtatttagtCACGGCCAAATTTATGTTGCATTGTCACGAGTAACATCTTTAGATGGgttgcatttaattaattttgatcctTCATCTGTAACAGCTGATGAAAAAgctattattgaatataatcgattaaaacAGATACACAAACCAGcaacagaaataatttctgtttcgaaagaaaagtatcgtaaaataaaagatatttcatgGGTAAAAGTGATTAGTTCTGTTCAAAAGTCACATGATATAGTTCGAAAAAATACTGCTTGGGTCGTGCATGGTTTCCAAAATACAGATGAGATTTCTTGTTATACAAATGCAGTATTGCAATGTCTCTTACATTTAAGTGTtattagaaaacaaatatttgattgcgataaattaaatgttttaggTACATTAATGCATCAATATGAAAACAAAGTGTCTAACTTAAATACATACGTAATACGGCAATGTTTaggagaatttttttcaaaaagcgTTAAACGAGATGTATGTGAATTTCTTATAGCTCTTTGCACAAAatacgattatataaaaagtttaatcgaACATCAAGTCACTTCCATTAAACGATGTAAAAGTTGTGATAATACGactattgttaataacaatatCCTTCTTTCAATTCCTGTTAATAAATGGAAGAAAACAAGTTGTGATCTTAATGAGTTAATTAATGTAACGTTTTCTCATTGGTGTCAATTATACAACGaattatgtgaaaattgtacaggaaatgacatattatgtaaaagtgaatTTACATTAACCAGAGATATAATTGTCattcatttaatatcaattcaaAACGGTACATCAACAAAAACAGATAAGTTTACTTTGCGTGCTGTCCCAACAACAAAAATAACTATTATTGGACAATTGTACAAAGTAATAAGTGCTATATTTCATCATGGACCAAGTATCGAAAAAGGTCATTACATAAGTattgcgacgtga
- the LOC136997437 gene encoding uncharacterized protein: MKEEMKEGIKDIRKEIKEMRYREEGWKEEKEEMKRQIKGLERRMEEMQKDGEEKREGKRKEEERKGEKMELRVKEIKRRMERKEGGEEKESVNKRDRGEGREKERSGGGA, from the coding sequence ATGAAGGAGGAAATGAAGGAgggaataaaagatataaggAAGGAAATAAAGGAGATGAGATATAGGGAGGAAGGATGGAAggaggagaaagaggaaaTGAAAAGGCAAATAAAGGGATTGGAGAGGAGAATGGAGGAGATGCAGAAAGacggagaggaaaagagagaggggaaaaggaaagaagaggagagaaaaggagagaaaatgGAATTAAgagtgaaagaaataaaaaggagAATGGAAAGGAAAGAGGGAGGAGAGGAGAAGGAATCTGTTAATAAAAGGGATAGAGGTGAAGGAAGGGAAAAGGAAAGAAGCGGTGGAGGAGCCTAA
- the LOC136998011 gene encoding BEN domain-containing protein 5-like isoform X1, translated as MSAINVKFAFVKYCTGEKEIISVDRIKGFNAKNINFEKKYKILWNEAYYDGVIILVAESEEALEAKIGKTRPRLRPMDLYMSASENDTGCKLLEVTLQIYTIYIIVHTYLCLNFKIFFQNNNTSTKESTTNKIEKELLFAKKLKNTSSRKPYITTNDKVEKFKKEIEYLKKQIAELKFSLQKKENLAESYFKSNLALQKDVIEEIKELKNIIMEQQTKKKDEGQHNKTLFPIGHRRETDNNIHVGQNIWISSQVYDSAVCISKSPSVFTKNMALAIFGAQVLKESSVTGTVSNRIKGKNTLAARPKLDPQRFLALKDIVRYWLHTVKKYDEMAIDLEINLVGKHLSQKIYELNRERKIKTVNLEKTQEQSTIEVPVTKEADVAIMDDNSVSENSDSLDENKELS; from the exons ATGTCTGCAATTAATGTGAAATTTGcctttgtaaaatattgtactgGAGAGAAGGAAATTATTTCAGTAGATCGGATCAAAGGATTCAacgctaaaaatataaattttgaaaaaaaatataaaattttgtggaATGAGGCCTATTATGACGGCGTAATTATTTTGGTTGCag AATCAGAAGAAGCATTAGAGGCAAAAATTGGAAAGACTAGACCACGATTGCGTCCAATGGATTTATACATGTCTGCGTCAGAAAATGATACAGGATGCAAATTATTAGAAGTaacattacaaatttatacaatatatataatagttcatacatatttatgcttaaactttaaaatattttttcagaataataaTACTAGCACAAAAGAAAGTActactaataaaattgaaaaagaattgttgtttgcaaagaaattaaagaatacaTCAAGTCGTAAGCCATATATTACAAct aatgacaaagtagaaaaatttaaaaaagagatagaatatttaaaaaaacaaatagcagagttaaaattttctttacaaaaaaaggAGAATCTTGCAGAAAGTTATTTCAAAAGCAATTTAGCTTTACAGAAAGATgtaattgaagaaataaaagaattaaaaa atataattatggaacagcaaacaaagaaaaaagacgaAGGACAACATAATAAAACACTTTTCCCTATTGGTCATAGACGAGAAACTGATAATAAT atCCACGTAGGTCAAAATATTTGGATTTCATCTCAAGTTTATGACAGTGCAGTATGCATTAGTAAATCACCAAGTGtattcacaaaaaatatgGCTCTTGCTATATTCGGCGCTCAAGTATTAAAAGAAAGTAGTGTCACAGGAACTGTTTCAAATcgaataaaaggaaaaaatacgTTAGCAGCTAGACCAAAGTTAGACCCACAGCGATTTTTAGCACTAAAag atattgtACGTTATTGGTTACAcacagtaaaaaaatatgatgagATGGCCATTGATTTGGAAATAAATCTGGTTGGCAAGCATCTCAgccaaaaaatttatgaattaaacagagagaggaaaattaaaactgtaaatttagaaaaaacacAAGAACAATCAACTATAGAag TGCCTGTTACAAAAGAAGCTGATGTAGCTATTATGGATGATAATTCAGTCAGCGAGAATTCTGATAGCCTggatgaaaataaagaattatcataa
- the LOC136997210 gene encoding general transcription factor II-I repeat domain-containing protein 2B-like, protein MDSEQRYYQFFDKVWEEVFFACIDNKTTCLLCGYQPDIVKKFVVYRHYKNKHSNEYSKYVDEEKSNLIEGLKLIYQEGRSSNIDNATPSAQALAASYAISNLIAKNSKSFCEGNFIKECLIAAVKSFGNFLTLEEATSIPLTDKTIKSRIDNIASSLEQKLKSLLESCSFFSLCLDESTDNRHVSQLSIFARIVQNDFSRVEALLDFVPLHNRTTGIDIFTAVNQTLQKFGINFSKCSAIATDGAKAMIGSKNGFFDQLKQRNLKFPVIHCIIHQEALCGKDVKLCTAMQTVTKITNVIKGGKKFLSHQKFQHFLEEHNAVYTDVPLHCEVRWLSAGKCLKKFFAIRKEIFLFLQKQLPIKYNEFKFFFEDLDSLCELALITDVTNYLNILNVKLQKTDQIISQLLSHIDSFRRKLQLFKNHLENNIFHIFPSCQIIFEEHGTKCNFKTPIYLIDSLISQFNKRFSDFEMLRKDLILFENPLTVQIKE, encoded by the coding sequence ATGGATAGCGAGCAGAGATACtatcaattttttgataaGGTATGGGAAGAAGTTTTTTTTGCttgtattgataataaaaccACCTGTCTTCTGTGTGGTTATCAACCCgatattgttaaaaagtttGTTGTTTAtagacattataaaaataaacattctaaTGAGTATTCAAAATATGTGGACGAGgagaaatctaatttaatagaaggattaaaattaatttatcaggAAGGTCGTAGTTCGAATATCGATAACGCTACGCCTTCGGCACAAGCTCTTGCAGCATCGTATGCTATTTCTAATCTCATCGCAAAAAATTCTAAGTCATTTTGTGaaggaaattttataaaggAATGCCTCATCGCAGCAGTGAAGTCATTTGGAAATTTCTTGACTCTTGAAGAAGCTACTAGCATTCCTTTAACTGACAAAACGATAAAATCTCGAATAGACAATATTGCTTCTTCGttagaacaaaaattaaaatctttattagaATCTTGTTCTTTCTTCTCGTTATGTCTCGATGAAAGCACCGATAATCGGCATGTGAGTCAATTGAGTATTTTTGCTCGAATCGTGCAAAACGATTTTTCACGTGTCGAGGCGCTCTTAGATTTTGTCCCACTACATAACAGAACAACGGGTATTGATATTTTCACGGCTGTTAATCAAACCCTACAAAAATTTGgcatcaatttttcaaaatgttcaGCTATCGCTACTGATGGCGCAAAAGCAATGATAGGTTCGAAAAATGGATTCTTCGATCAGTTAAAGCaacgaaatttaaaattccctgttattcattgcataatTCATCAAGAAGCGTTATGTGGGAAAGATGTGAAACTATGCACTGCAATGCAAACCGTGACAAAAATTACGAATGTAATTAAAGGCGGTAAAAAATTCCTTTCTCATCAAAAGTTTCAACACTTTCTCGAGGAACATAACGCTGTTTATACAGATGTACCTTTGCATTGCGAAGTTCGATGGCTCAGTGCaggaaaatgtttaaaaaagttcTTTGCAATAAGAAAAGAGATCTTCCTTTTCTTGCAAAAACAATtacctataaaatataatgaatttaaattttttttcgaagatTTAGACTCGCTGTGCGAACTTGCTTTAATTACTGATGTaacgaattatttaaatattttaaatgtaaaattgcagAAGACTGACCAAATTATTTCTCAACTATTAAGTCATATCGATTCTTTTCGCAGAAAactgcaattatttaaaaatcatctagaaaataatatttttcacatttttcctTCTTGCCagattatttttgaagaaCATGGCaccaaatgtaattttaaaactccaatatatttaattgattccTTAATAAGTCAATTTAATAAGCGTTTCAGTGATTTTGAAATGCTACGAAAGgatttaatactttttgagAATCCTCTTACTGTGCAAATCAAAGAATAA
- the LOC136998011 gene encoding BEN domain-containing protein 5-like isoform X2 → MSAINVKFAFVKYCTGEKEIISVDRIKGFNAKNINFEKKYKILWNEAYYDGVIILVAESEEALEAKIGKTRPRLRPMDLYMSASENDTGCKLLENNNTSTKESTTNKIEKELLFAKKLKNTSSRKPYITTNDKVEKFKKEIEYLKKQIAELKFSLQKKENLAESYFKSNLALQKDVIEEIKELKNIIMEQQTKKKDEGQHNKTLFPIGHRRETDNNIHVGQNIWISSQVYDSAVCISKSPSVFTKNMALAIFGAQVLKESSVTGTVSNRIKGKNTLAARPKLDPQRFLALKDIVRYWLHTVKKYDEMAIDLEINLVGKHLSQKIYELNRERKIKTVNLEKTQEQSTIEVPVTKEADVAIMDDNSVSENSDSLDENKELS, encoded by the exons ATGTCTGCAATTAATGTGAAATTTGcctttgtaaaatattgtactgGAGAGAAGGAAATTATTTCAGTAGATCGGATCAAAGGATTCAacgctaaaaatataaattttgaaaaaaaatataaaattttgtggaATGAGGCCTATTATGACGGCGTAATTATTTTGGTTGCag AATCAGAAGAAGCATTAGAGGCAAAAATTGGAAAGACTAGACCACGATTGCGTCCAATGGATTTATACATGTCTGCGTCAGAAAATGATACAGGATGCAAATTATTAGAA aataataaTACTAGCACAAAAGAAAGTActactaataaaattgaaaaagaattgttgtttgcaaagaaattaaagaatacaTCAAGTCGTAAGCCATATATTACAAct aatgacaaagtagaaaaatttaaaaaagagatagaatatttaaaaaaacaaatagcagagttaaaattttctttacaaaaaaaggAGAATCTTGCAGAAAGTTATTTCAAAAGCAATTTAGCTTTACAGAAAGATgtaattgaagaaataaaagaattaaaaa atataattatggaacagcaaacaaagaaaaaagacgaAGGACAACATAATAAAACACTTTTCCCTATTGGTCATAGACGAGAAACTGATAATAAT atCCACGTAGGTCAAAATATTTGGATTTCATCTCAAGTTTATGACAGTGCAGTATGCATTAGTAAATCACCAAGTGtattcacaaaaaatatgGCTCTTGCTATATTCGGCGCTCAAGTATTAAAAGAAAGTAGTGTCACAGGAACTGTTTCAAATcgaataaaaggaaaaaatacgTTAGCAGCTAGACCAAAGTTAGACCCACAGCGATTTTTAGCACTAAAag atattgtACGTTATTGGTTACAcacagtaaaaaaatatgatgagATGGCCATTGATTTGGAAATAAATCTGGTTGGCAAGCATCTCAgccaaaaaatttatgaattaaacagagagaggaaaattaaaactgtaaatttagaaaaaacacAAGAACAATCAACTATAGAag TGCCTGTTACAAAAGAAGCTGATGTAGCTATTATGGATGATAATTCAGTCAGCGAGAATTCTGATAGCCTggatgaaaataaagaattatcataa